Genomic DNA from Streptomyces sp. PCS3-D2:
CAGTCCGGGACCTCGATCCATGGCGAACACGCACCCCGAGGCGGAAACCGGCAGCTCAAACGGGCGATGTTTCTCTCCGCCTTCGCCTGCATGAACGCCGACCCGGCCTCCCGCGCCTACTACGACAAGCAACGAGCACGCGGCAAAACCCACACCCAGGCCCTCCTCCGCCTCGCCCGCCAACGCATCAGCGTCCTGTTCGCCATGCTCCGCGACGGCACCTTCTACGAATCCCGGACACCGACGGACGTCGAGCTCGCCGCTTAGCCTCAGCGAGCCCGAACCACCCGAAACCCGACACAGGTGCCTTGACGAAAGACATAGAGGCACCCCCCCCATGCCTGCCCGGTCGAAGAACGTCCACCTGCCCCCGTCCGTTGTCCTCACCCGCAGCTGCCGGTCGAAGGTCAAAGGGTCCCAGCCATTGCGGTCACACCACTCGGCGAATTCCGTGGATCCGCCCTGCGGCGACCCCGACCACACCGACGGCCAGTGGTCCACGGCTTTCATGTTCGCCAGTTCGGCCGCCATGTCCTGCGGTGTCCGGCCGGTCTCCTCGGTCAGCATCCTCGTCCCCTTCGTCGGCGTCGGCGTCGGCGTCTCAACGTGGCGTGCTCGACCGTACCTCCGGAGCACCGAGGCCCCGGGCGGGCAGAAGCCGTGAGGGGTCCCGCCCCACCTTCACGCATTCTTTGCACTGGCTTCGCACGTGCGATCCCCTGCCGGGGCCCGGTCTTTCCTCGCTCTTTCCTCGGTTTTCCTCGCGGGGAAAAGGCCTGCGTCTTCCGTCGTCCCTCCCCCTACCGTGTCCGGGCGACCTGACTGAGGGAGGCCCGGGACGGTGGAGTCACCTGCCGAGAACAAGCGAAGCGCGGCACTTGCCCTGGCGGTACTGGGAGTTCTGCTGATCGCCTCCCTGGTCGTCCTCCTCGTCTTCGACGGCGAGGACGACGCGGACCCCACGGCGGACGGCAAGGCACCTTCGGCCTCCGCGCAGGGCAAGGGCGCCTCCGCGGCCGGCGGCGCGAACGGTGGTGCGGGCCAGCAGGCCGGCGCGAACGGCGCCGACTCCGTGCCGCCCATCGTCCAGCCGGCGGAACTGGCCGAAGCCCACCGGGCGATGGCCGCCTACATGGCCGGCCTGAGCACGTACACGTACACCGACCAGAGCGCCGCCTGGTCCAAGCCCCTGCTCGACCTCACGGTCTCGGACGAGCGGATGAAGGGCCTCACCGCCCTCCCCACGGGCAAGGCCTGGGACACCTGCCAGGTCGCCCGCTGCTCCTCCACCGGCAAGGCGAGCGTGGTGCGCGACGGCATGATCGCCCAGGACCTGGTCAACGGCGGCGGCAGCCTGGTCTCCAGCGTGGTCTCGCTGACCTCCGTGCGCTCCGAGAACGGCAAGCAGACCCTCACGGAGACCAACTCCTGGCTGGTCAGCGCCCGCAAGGACGCCGGCGCGTGGAAGGTGTCGGGCTTCGACCTGCAAGGCCTGGGCAACGTGGGCGCGGACGAGAAGGCAGGGAACTGATACCCGATGGTGGCTCCTGCCGTACTCGCGGCCGCGTCGAAGGCCGCCAAGGTCGCCAAGACGGCCAAGACGGCCGCCCAGATGGCCGGCGGCCAGGGCGGGGGCGGCGGCAAGAAGAAGAACAACGGCAAGATGCTGCTGCTCGCCGGCCTCGGCGGACTGCTGCCGATCGGCGGCGCCGGGCTCATCGCCCTGGTGCTGATCGGCGCGCTCGTCGGTGGTCTCGGCAGCGGCGCCGCGCAGGCGGCCTGCGGCAACTACGCCGAGAACGCGGGCCACGGCAACACCGGTGACCAGGCGGCCACCAACCCGATCATGCCCGCCGGCACGATCTACCTGCCCAGTGAGACGGCCCGCAACGAGATACCCCCGCGGATGATCCTCGCGGCGATGCGCGCCGCCGCCCGCTACGAGGGGCTGGACTGGACGCTCATCGCCGGCCAGATGTACCAGGAGACGAAGTACGGCCAGGACCCGTCCGCGGCCCCCGGGGGCAAGAACAGCGCGGGCTACATGGGCCTGCTGCAGTTCGGCCCTCCCGCCTGGAAGGACTACGGCGACGACGGCAACGGCGACGGCAAGAAGGACCTCTACAACATCGACGACGCGGCCTACGCCGCCGCGAACTTCCTCCACGCCCTGAAGGCCGAGACGCAGCCCTGGAAGGCCCTGCTGCGCTACTCCGGCTCGCTGGAGAGCAACACCGTCTACCCCCGTGTGGTCCTCACCCAGGCGGCCCGCTACCGCGGCAACCTCACCGGCGAGAAGAGCCTGATCGAGGGGTGGTACGCCCACCTGAAGGCGACCGTCGAGAAGAACCCGAACTTCCCCACCCTGGGCCAGCAGTCGGACATCCCCGCCCCCGTCGGCAACGACGCGCAGCCGACCGAGGCCCTGAGCATCACGTCGGCCTCGCCCCGCTCCTGGTCCACGCCGCCCTACCCGGGAGACGCCGCGGCCACCACCCGCGCCGCCGCGGACCCGGGCAGCCGGGTGTCCGCGGACCCGGGCGCCCGGATCGAGACCGTCGCCTTCTCCCGCCCGATGATCAAGCCGGCCGCGCCGCCGAGCCAGGACGGCAAGAACTGGCAGTGGCCGCTGAAGGAGGGCACGTACACCGTCGGCACCAAGTACCACGCCAACGGTTCCAGTTGGAGCCTCGGCTACCACACCGGCCTCGACCTGCGGGCGACCTCCGGCACCCCCATCTACGCCCCCGCCGACGGCAAGGTCATCAAGGTGACCAGCGGCGGCTCGTACGGCAACGAGACCCACATCGAGCACGCGGGCGGCGTCGTCACCCTGTACGCGCACCAGACCAAGGCGATGGTGTCCCAGGGCGCCTCCGTCAAGCGCGGCGACCAGATCGGCACCGTCGGCAGCACGGGCAACTCCAGTGGCCCGCACCTGCACTGGGAGGTCCGCGTCCCCGGTGTCGACAACCCCTTCGTCCCCGGCCAGGACAACGGCCCCGGCATGATCGACCCGGAGGGCTGGCTGCAGGGCAAGGTCTCGGCCACCCCGGACTACGGCACCGTGCCCGGGGGCGGCGGCGACACGGCCAAGGACGCCACGTACGCCTCGTGCGCCAAGGACGGCAAGGGCACCGCGGTGCCCCCGGACGGCGCGGGCGTCACCGGCGTCCTGCCGGGTGCCGACGACCCGGTCGTCCGGTCCGCGCTCCGCTGGGCCCAGCGGGGCATCGGCCGCCCGTACGTGTGGGGCGCGCCCCGGCTCCAGGGCAACAACCCGGTCTCCTTCGACTGCTCCAGCTTCACGCAGTGGATGTACTACCAGGCCAGCGGCGGAAAGATCGACATCGGTACGGTCACCTACACCCAGGAGAAGAACCTCCGCGCGTCGAAGATCGACCTGAGTCAGGCGCAGCCCGGGGACCTCATCTTCTTCCGGCCCGGCCCGAGCGGTTCCGAGCACGTCGCGGTCGTGTGGGACCCGGCCGGCAAGAAGATCCTGCACGCCCCGCGCGTGGGCAAGAACGTCGAGTTCAGCACCTGGGACGTGCAGGGCCAGATCACCGGCGTGTACCGGGTGCCGATCCCGGCGGGCACCAACCCCGTCGAAGGCGGCGGCGAACACGCGTAGCGGACCGCGCCGGCGGGAGCCGGCGCACCGCAGACCCCTCAGCAGCAACGGAACGGATACCTCTTCCGTGCCAGATCCGCTCCAGCGGAAGGACAGTCCTGACCATGGCCTCACCCCAGCAGAAGAAGCCCCGCGCCGACGAGGACTGGACGATCGAGATCGCCTGCCTCGTCGGAGGCCTCCTGGCGCTTCTGTGCGGTGCCTGGCTCGCCGCGCGCCTCGGTTCGTCCTTCGGCGACCACCCGGCGCCGCCGGGCAACCCGTTCTCGTTCGCCGTCTCCCTGGTCATGGGTGACTACTCCTGGCCGCACGGAGCGGCGAACGCCATCGCGGCCGCCGAGGTCCTGCTGCTCGCCGGAGCCGTGACCGCCGCCTATCGGCTGCGCCAGCGCCTGCGCAACAAGCCCGACGTCGACGGCGCCGCCCAGCACCTCGCCAAGGGCGAGGAGCTCGGCAAGCTCACCATGAAGGGTGCCGCCGCGACCGCCGAACGCCTCGGTGTGGACAGCGGCTCCCCGGGCGTCTTCATCGGCCGCTCGCTGCACGGGCGCCAGCCCCTGTTCGGCTCCTTCGAGGACATGCACGTCGACATCTGGGGTCCCCGTACGGGCAAGACGACCCGGCGCGCCATCCCCGCGATCCTCGACGCCCCGGGCTCCGTACTCGTCACCTCCAACAAGCGCGACATCGTCGACGCCACCCGGGGCCCGCGCCAGGCCCGCGGCCAGGTCTGGGTCTTCGACCCCCAGCAGGTGGCGCAGGAGCCGCCCACCTGGTGGTGGAACCCGCTGTCGTACGTGACCGACGTCGCCAAGGCCCGCAAGCTGGCCGACCACTTCGCGTCGGGCTCGCGGGACGCCGACGCCTCCACGGACGCGTTCTTCGACCCCGCCGGACAGGACCTCCTCGCCAACCTCCTGCTGGCGGCGGCGACCGCCAAGGCCTCCATCACCCAGATCTACACCTGGCTGTCCAACCCGAAGGACGACACCCCCGAGCGCATCCTGCGCGGGGCCGGACACCTGATGCCGGCCGACGCCCTCTCCGGCGTCATCACCGCCCCGGACAAGCAGCGCAGCGGCATCTACGGCGTCGCCCAGCAGATGGCGTCCTGCCTGATCAACCCCGAGGTCAACAAGTGGGTGACGCCGCTCTCCGCGACGGACGACCGCCCGGAGTTCGACCCGCGCGAGTTCGTCCGCGCCGACTCCACCCTGTACTCGCTCTCCCGCGAGGGCACTGACTCCGCCGGCCCGCTGGTGACCGCTCTGACCGTGGCGGTCGTCGAGGCCGCCGAGGAGTACGCCACCACGCAGCGCGGCGGCCGGCTGTCCCGCCCGCTGGTGGGGGTCCTCGACGAGGCCGCGAACGTCTGCCGCTGGCGCGCCCTGCCCGACCTCTACTCGCACTACGGATCGCGCGGCATCATCCTGATGACGATCCTCCAGTCCTGGGCCCAGGGCATCGAGGTGTGGGGCGAGCGCGGCATGGAGAAGCTCTGGTCGGCCGCGAACGTCCGCGTGTACGGCGGCGGCGTCTCGGACACCCGCTTCCTCGGCGACCTCTCGGAGCTGGCCGGCGAGTACGAGCTGCGCGAGTTCACCACGTCCCGCGCCTCGGAGACGGGCGGCTGGTCGGGCCACCGCACCCTGAACGAGTCGGTACGCCGCGACCGCGTCCTGAAGGTCTCCGACCTGGGCGCGATGCCGCCCGGCCGGGCCCTCGTCCTGGCCTCCGGCATCAAGCCGGTGCTGGTCGAGACGATCCCGTGGTGGCAGGGCCCGTACGCCGCCCAGGTGAAGGCCTCCCTGACCCGCCACGACCCGGGCGCCCGCGCCTGAACCCACCCACACCGGAGCCCCGGGATTCCTTCCCGGGGCTCCTCTGCGTTCACGCCGTACCCTCGGGGCAACAGAAAACCCCAGGCCGGATTTCTCCAGCCTGGGGTCTGTCTGAGCCGCCTTCGGGATTCGAACCCGAGACCTACGCATTACGAGTGCGTTGCTCTGGCCAACTGAGCTAAGGCGGCACCGCTGATCAGACGAGTATTCCCTCGAAGAGGTGCTCTCATCAGCAGCGGCGCCAAGTCTACAGGGTGCGAGGGCGTGCACCGAACCAGGTTTCACACATGCGGA
This window encodes:
- a CDS encoding type IV secretory system conjugative DNA transfer family protein, which encodes MASPQQKKPRADEDWTIEIACLVGGLLALLCGAWLAARLGSSFGDHPAPPGNPFSFAVSLVMGDYSWPHGAANAIAAAEVLLLAGAVTAAYRLRQRLRNKPDVDGAAQHLAKGEELGKLTMKGAAATAERLGVDSGSPGVFIGRSLHGRQPLFGSFEDMHVDIWGPRTGKTTRRAIPAILDAPGSVLVTSNKRDIVDATRGPRQARGQVWVFDPQQVAQEPPTWWWNPLSYVTDVAKARKLADHFASGSRDADASTDAFFDPAGQDLLANLLLAAATAKASITQIYTWLSNPKDDTPERILRGAGHLMPADALSGVITAPDKQRSGIYGVAQQMASCLINPEVNKWVTPLSATDDRPEFDPREFVRADSTLYSLSREGTDSAGPLVTALTVAVVEAAEEYATTQRGGRLSRPLVGVLDEAANVCRWRALPDLYSHYGSRGIILMTILQSWAQGIEVWGERGMEKLWSAANVRVYGGGVSDTRFLGDLSELAGEYELREFTTSRASETGGWSGHRTLNESVRRDRVLKVSDLGAMPPGRALVLASGIKPVLVETIPWWQGPYAAQVKASLTRHDPGARA
- a CDS encoding peptidoglycan DD-metalloendopeptidase family protein, producing MVAPAVLAAASKAAKVAKTAKTAAQMAGGQGGGGGKKKNNGKMLLLAGLGGLLPIGGAGLIALVLIGALVGGLGSGAAQAACGNYAENAGHGNTGDQAATNPIMPAGTIYLPSETARNEIPPRMILAAMRAAARYEGLDWTLIAGQMYQETKYGQDPSAAPGGKNSAGYMGLLQFGPPAWKDYGDDGNGDGKKDLYNIDDAAYAAANFLHALKAETQPWKALLRYSGSLESNTVYPRVVLTQAARYRGNLTGEKSLIEGWYAHLKATVEKNPNFPTLGQQSDIPAPVGNDAQPTEALSITSASPRSWSTPPYPGDAAATTRAAADPGSRVSADPGARIETVAFSRPMIKPAAPPSQDGKNWQWPLKEGTYTVGTKYHANGSSWSLGYHTGLDLRATSGTPIYAPADGKVIKVTSGGSYGNETHIEHAGGVVTLYAHQTKAMVSQGASVKRGDQIGTVGSTGNSSGPHLHWEVRVPGVDNPFVPGQDNGPGMIDPEGWLQGKVSATPDYGTVPGGGGDTAKDATYASCAKDGKGTAVPPDGAGVTGVLPGADDPVVRSALRWAQRGIGRPYVWGAPRLQGNNPVSFDCSSFTQWMYYQASGGKIDIGTVTYTQEKNLRASKIDLSQAQPGDLIFFRPGPSGSEHVAVVWDPAGKKILHAPRVGKNVEFSTWDVQGQITGVYRVPIPAGTNPVEGGGEHA